The Arachidicoccus terrestris genome includes the window ACCATTGAAATCATAGGGCTTGCTTACGTCTGGGACATAGATGCCCTTCCAGGGATTCTCGCTGGAATTCAGCAATTCTCCTAAATGCCAACGCATCAGATCATCCCAACGAAGGCCGTCTTCCAGGCAGAGCTCAATTGCCCTTTCTCTTCTAATTTCCAACAAAACCGGACTGGTTACAGTGTTTCTATAATAAGCCAAAAGATAGGGGTCCGCAGTTGCCGGATAAATTGCCTTAACGCCTGCTCTGTCTCTGGTAAGAGCGATGGTCTTATTCCAGTCCTCAACCGTAAAAGTCCCCAGCTCTGCTTTAGCTTCTGCATAATTTAGAAGCACTTCTGCATACCGGATGATCGGTAGACTGTTCCAGCTGGCGGCCCTGGCGGTCACTCCACCTGCATCATTGTCTAAAGAGAATTTAATTGGCTGATATCCCGTTTTTGTGACTAACCAATTAGGCGCATAAAGTTTTGTGACATTATTCTGAGTCATCATATACTCAGGTGATATAACAGTTTGCATCAAGCGGTAGTCCCTGTTCGTAAACTCTTCAGAAAATGTCTTTGTCTTATACGACGAACTATTCGTGAAAGGGGTGCCATCCAGGTTCAAATAACTATTAATAAATGTCTTTGTGAGAGATACCCTACTACCATAAGTAGGTGAAAAGTATAACCAGGTAAGATCATGTAAAATAGCTAAGTCATTACTATAGGACCTTCCCCAGATCACTTCTTGCTTCTTTAAAGCAGCGGAGGTGAACAAACTTCTGTAAGCCGTTTTAGGATCACCTGTAACTAAGCTATAAACACCGGAATTCATGACCATTGTTGCGGCGTCAACAGCAGCGGTCAGGAACTTTTTAATAGCCGCATCCCTGTTTTGCCAACTCTTTCCGGTTGATGGGTCAGTTGCATGATACTTCCTATAGGTGCCTTCAAAAAGGGCCACCCTGGACAGATACGCGGCAGCAATCCATTTATTGATAACCGATGCGCTACTGGTATATTTATCCGAGGACGAACAATTTTCAACTGCAAACTGCAGGTCCTGAAGGACTTTGTCCATAACAAATTCACGGGAGTCCCTGGGCTTTTGCAGTGCATCCACATCACTGCTGTTGATAACCTCCTGGTAATAAGGTACACCTCCAAAGGTCTGCACCTTATCAAAGTAAAATACGGCTCTCCAAAAACGGCCTACACCTTCATAGTGGTTATAAACTTCTTCGCTAACTTTTCCTTTGGCCCTGGGTAAGTTATTTAAAAAATAATTTATATTCCTGAGGTTCGACCATGAACTCTCAGACCAGCCCCCTTGATTTTCCGGAGAGACATTTCCGTCAGTTCTCAAAAGATCTGTTGGGATCTGGACGGCGCAATAATCAGCATTAATATCACTGTAGCCTATAGTAGATGCAGAGGGTGTCATTTTCTGAATAAATCCATTGGCATACAATTCCAAATCCGTCTCTGACGCAAAATAGCTTCCTGCGCTCACTGAATCATAGGTATCACGGTCCATAAATTTGGAGCAACTTATAGTGCCCATTACGAGGCTACAGCTCACTATCGTATATATTAATCTTGTCTTCATAATTATTTGCTTAAAAGTTTACTGAAACACCCAAAGTGATGTTTTTCAACATCGGATAAGAATAA containing:
- a CDS encoding RagB/SusD family nutrient uptake outer membrane protein, with the translated sequence MKTRLIYTIVSCSLVMGTISCSKFMDRDTYDSVSAGSYFASETDLELYANGFIQKMTPSASTIGYSDINADYCAVQIPTDLLRTDGNVSPENQGGWSESSWSNLRNINYFLNNLPRAKGKVSEEVYNHYEGVGRFWRAVFYFDKVQTFGGVPYYQEVINSSDVDALQKPRDSREFVMDKVLQDLQFAVENCSSSDKYTSSASVINKWIAAAYLSRVALFEGTYRKYHATDPSTGKSWQNRDAAIKKFLTAAVDAATMVMNSGVYSLVTGDPKTAYRSLFTSAALKKQEVIWGRSYSNDLAILHDLTWLYFSPTYGSRVSLTKTFINSYLNLDGTPFTNSSSYKTKTFSEEFTNRDYRLMQTVISPEYMMTQNNVTKLYAPNWLVTKTGYQPIKFSLDNDAGGVTARAASWNSLPIIRYAEVLLNYAEAKAELGTFTVEDWNKTIALTRDRAGVKAIYPATADPYLLAYYRNTVTSPVLLEIRRERAIELCLEDGLRWDDLMRWHLGELLNSSENPWKGIYVPDVSKPYDFNGDGVTDFQIGSSESPNSIKLNGAGAIQTFSRDADGNLIWNYPRVWEEYKYLRPIPLEAITRNPNLEQNYLWKNK